tgatggagtcaccatccctggaagtgttcaaaaagaGAGCAGAGGTGGCACTTTACAATACAGTTTAGTGGGAATGGGGGGATTCAGTTGAAGGTTGGATCtggtgatcttggaggtcttttccatcaTCAAGGACACTGTGATTCAATAATCTCTTACCTGTAAGTCAGCCATAGCCCACAAACACTACAGCAGTGTGTTTTCCCTGtggaaataaatattccttAAGCCCTCTCTGCCTTGGAAAAGATGATTTGCAGAGGATTGCAAGTGAATTATACCTGAGgctatttctgcttctttgaaAAACCATGTgggtattttattatttcatttggaaagTATAACACTAGAAAATGCTGATAACTTTTGGTTTTGGTATTATCTTTCAATTCCAACAGCAAGCCAGCCCCTGAACTGCTGAATGAATACTCTCGCAAAGTGGACTTCCTAAAGGGACTCCTAGAAGCTGAAAAATTGGTAAGATCTACTAGTTCAGCTTGAAAAGATTCCAGTATTCTGTGTTTGTATTCACCTGTTGCCTGGTTCCTATGCTTACTTTTACCTGGCATCTCAAAATAACAGTTGTTAAAATCTCATTAGGCACTCCTTGTGAAAGCCTGAATAAATATATTGGATTCATATTTTGTTAAAAGGAGCTATTGTATGaaactgcaaaagcaaagtGTATGTGGCATTCATCTTTCTCACTCCTTTGCTGTGAGATACAAGGGCAGGTGCTGTCCCTCAGGCCTGACACctctctgggctgctcccaggtgCACCTGGAGAGCTGTGAAATGCCAACGAGCTGGGTTTCGTCAGTGaggtgcaggcagtgctgctgttcaggCTGAGCTCCCTGTTGGGAAGTGTCCCTGTCTCTCTGGGAGCCCTCAGGAACCCTGgccagccctgacacagctgacAGTGGGGGGACACTCTCTCGTACCCCGAGGGTGCTgaaggcagccaggctggtcacctttgcagcagaagagaTGCTAGAGACAGTGGCAGAGGATAAAAGGGCTGACTCTTAGCAGGGCTTAATCCAAGGTGTTATTTGGTGCTCCTGCACCTCAGGGggctcctgctgagagccccgGAGAGGTGCCAAGGTTACATTTAAAGggaggtggaaaaaaaagtagataaCATTTACTGACcaataagaaaaattaaggtATGGATTCTGGGAATGGACATTTAGGTCAGCGTATGGAGAAACACTTGGGGGCTGACCTGGCCTCTGGCTAATCACTCGATGTCCTGGACTGAAGCTTCtagatggaggggatgggatgctgagtgactgacagagagccagggtggggatttggggatgatctcaGCAAAGGAAAGGGATTACACAGGTAGAGGGAGGGGGTACAGTCTGGGGTAAagcatttgggaaaaatacGGGGATACAAAAGCAAAACTAttacaaagtataaaaacacaCCACAATGGGGAAGCAGCTGTGGCATTGcacccccatccctgtgggtcACACCCCAGCTGCCTCACACTGCACAGTGTCATATCCATGACTGCTCCCTGCTTTTTCCCACTCCCAGTCTTCATCGACAGAAAAGGCTCTGGCAAACCAGTTCCTGGCCCCGGGGCGCACCCCGACGACAGCCAAGGAGAGAACCCCGGCCACCAAAACCGTGCACCTGCAGACCAAGGCGCGCTGCACGGGCCAGATGAGGAGCGAGCTGCTCGGCACGGTAcgctcagtgctgctgctgctgctttacagATTGTCCTGCTTGTGTTCAGCTGCCTCAGGTGGCTGCATCTCACAAGTGTcccaggctgggtggggaggCACCTCTTTATCTCTAAATCCTGGGCACAGGCACTCTGCCAGGCCTGTCCTTTATCACTGACCCTTTGTAATCTGCTGTTCtggttctgtttcttttcccaggaCCCCCTGGCTACTGATGGTAAGTTCACTCCGTTGGTTCCTCTAACTGTGTAttacagagagggaaagagggaggtCAGGTGCTCAAGGTTTCCCAAAATGTACTTTTAATTTAGTGCCTCGCTTCTTTTTAAGataagagattttaaaaacaaactaaaccaaaaacCCTGACAGGTGAAAGCAGAAGTGTTGTTATCAATGGTGGCAGGGACTTGCAGGAAGCTCTTTTTGTAGCATTCATGCAGAAACAGACATTCCAATTACAGAATTAGCAGGGGCAATTTATTTTGTGCCTGTTCCCTTCTGCTCTGAGCAAACCATGTGATCCTGGGTGCTTTGAGTAGGTGTTGTTCAGTTCCTCTGGAATACACAGCCATGTTATTCACGTAGGGAACTGGGAGGAATTAATTTGAGGTTTCCATGGCTACCGTTAGAGCGGCTGGAGCCGGGCCAATCTAACGTGTCCTGAAAGAACACCGAGACACACGGGCTGAAACCCTGCCCTCAGGGATGTGATtcagctggggttttttccctcttttgatATTGGGTGtcctcttttccctgcagaaagtGGGTAGGCATTTGGCACCCATATTCCTTGGGGTAGAGACTAAGTAGGATTTGGATATCCAAAAATCCCTTACAGGAGACTTGTTTTTTTCAGCCTGTGATTGCATGGGAATTTATAACATGCTAAgcacttcttttatttttccagattcTGAGGAGTTGAACATAAGGAAGAGAAAGTAAGTCAAAATTTCTCATTCCAGTGCTCAGTGTTTTGGGAACTGTTTTCCCGATGACCTTTAAATCCCTGATATACTTTAAATTGGGTGAAGTGTCTGCTTATGGAGACCAAAATTCAATGGCTTCAGTTGACTCAGTGGGCTTTGTTGTCTTGTAAGAGATGTAAAACCTTGGGGAAACTTGTGAGATCAACCCACAAGGAAACgtaaatcccttttttttcccctcgtGCTCTTGCAGAGGCCTCACATCAGACGAGAAGCAGTCGGCAGTGGAGCtggatgctgtgctgcagcatcacCAGGACATGCAGGAGAAGCTGGCTGAGGAAATGCTCAGCTTGGCTCGCAGCCTCAAAAACAACACTCTGGCTGCCCAGAACGTGATCAAACAGGACAACCAGGTAGTGCACGTTGAGCTGTGGCCCTTCAGTTTTGCAACCCACAATGTTCAAGTGCTGATGTGTGAAATCCTGTAGCTTGATTCCAGGTTGGATTGGAGTGGGGGCAACACTTGCCTGCAGTTGAACCTTTTCTCTGTTGGAGGAAGCTGCCAGACCTGGCAGCTGTGAGGCTGACCCTGTTTGCTCTCTTTACTCCACAGACACTGTCACACTCCCTCAGGATGGCAGATCAGAACTTCGAGAAGCTCAAGGACGAATCTGATCGCCTGGAACAGCACGCCAAGAAATCTGTCAACTGGCTGCTGTGGATAATGCTAATTGTAGTTTGTTTTATATTCATCAGCATGATTCTCTTCATCAGGATTTTCCCCAAACTGAAATGATCCtgttccattttatttaaagctgCCTTTAAAGCTTTCCCAGTGCACTGGGAAAGCTCAAAACTGTCACAGTCAATGCCCTTAAAGAAGCTGTGCAAGGCCTACCTTGCATCTCCTCCCTGTGCAGGCAGTGGGGGAAAGCTTTCCTAAGGAAGGCTTTCCACACCTGAATACTTGTTTACTTGGTGACTCTTTTTacctcctgcagggagagctgaggtAAGGATGAGCTGCTAAGAAGTTATTTAGTGGATAAATACAGtcatttttaatgtgtt
This genomic stretch from Serinus canaria isolate serCan28SL12 chromosome 28, serCan2020, whole genome shotgun sequence harbors:
- the USE1 gene encoding vesicle transport protein USE1 produces the protein MAPGAEGSSGAAMAATRLELNLMRLLSRCEALAAERRDPEEWRLEKYVAALEDMLRELKKQSSKPAPELLNEYSRKVDFLKGLLEAEKLSSSTEKALANQFLAPGRTPTTAKERTPATKTVHLQTKARCTGQMRSELLGTDPLATDDSEELNIRKRKGLTSDEKQSAVELDAVLQHHQDMQEKLAEEMLSLARSLKNNTLAAQNVIKQDNQTLSHSLRMADQNFEKLKDESDRLEQHAKKSVNWLLWIMLIVVCFIFISMILFIRIFPKLK